One region of Bacteroidota bacterium genomic DNA includes:
- a CDS encoding helix-turn-helix domain-containing protein — MPSKFHDEEVSRISPKERALMVKSLEIISQVHSILDQRGITQKALADMLKISPAAVSQMLIPGGNLELNTVVRLENILCETILTTPDKVAALLEQKKSPEWNWVREKQKVEPYSPLRVSYVSSEPKSFDINIEIKNFKKHG, encoded by the coding sequence ATGCCAAGTAAATTTCATGATGAAGAAGTATCCCGCATCTCTCCCAAAGAAAGGGCATTGATGGTGAAATCTCTTGAGATAATTTCTCAGGTTCATTCCATCCTTGACCAGCGTGGGATTACTCAGAAGGCATTAGCGGATATGCTCAAAATTAGTCCTGCAGCAGTAAGCCAAATGCTTATTCCTGGAGGAAATTTAGAATTAAATACTGTTGTGCGATTGGAAAATATTTTATGTGAAACTATTTTGACAACACCCGATAAAGTTGCAGCATTATTAGAACAAAAAAAATCACCTGAATGGAATTGGGTACGGGAAAAACAAAAAGTTGAACCGTACTCTCCCCTGAGAGTATCCTACGTTTCTTCTGAACCCAAATCTTTCGATATAAATATTGAAATCAAAAATTTTAAAAAACATGGATAA
- a CDS encoding protein phosphatase 2C domain-containing protein, whose translation MKKKKLFIPVIKNKKRNTKSEEILFEEKTDVANETIEPFSIDSEKLSIKKVEKNLAPVTEEKQEKKLPVEPNKQKPVTDSDKIISPSEEISSSQIEEKSIAPAVKTEEVIAPVKSFSNNFTSAEKNSWFVVSASSIGKTHVKSNIPCQDNHYCESIDSNWGIAICSDGAGSAENSQLGSKHVSNEIGVAFFKQLVIKNGWNKNNILPSQEEWSSAAREGFKQIFNSLEKSADEKKIKLNSLACTINVIIYSPIGLLVSHIGDGRAGYCNEKGEWKSLIKPHKGEEANQTIFITSDRWMSDLNFTMSGVSVPESNVVAEKPTAFTMMTDGCEFYAFECSNMDATTNKWNDPNLPYPKFFNPLAAHLKSMVQNNIAVRDANLKWEKFIEEGIEGLKNEPDDKTMILGILI comes from the coding sequence ATGAAAAAGAAAAAGTTATTTATTCCGGTTATCAAAAATAAAAAACGAAATACTAAATCGGAAGAAATTTTATTTGAAGAAAAAACAGATGTAGCAAATGAAACGATTGAACCTTTCTCCATTGATTCGGAAAAATTATCCATAAAAAAAGTTGAGAAAAATCTAGCTCCAGTTACCGAAGAAAAGCAAGAAAAAAAACTTCCTGTAGAGCCGAATAAGCAAAAACCAGTAACAGATTCTGATAAGATAATTTCTCCTTCCGAAGAAATTTCTTCATCGCAAATAGAAGAGAAATCAATAGCTCCTGCAGTTAAAACGGAAGAAGTAATTGCGCCTGTAAAATCATTCTCAAATAATTTTACGTCTGCCGAAAAAAATTCTTGGTTCGTAGTTTCCGCTTCATCCATTGGAAAAACACATGTTAAAAGCAATATTCCTTGTCAGGACAACCACTACTGTGAAAGCATTGATAGTAATTGGGGCATTGCTATTTGCTCTGACGGAGCGGGAAGCGCGGAAAATTCGCAATTGGGTTCTAAGCATGTTTCAAACGAAATAGGAGTGGCTTTTTTTAAACAGTTAGTCATTAAAAACGGCTGGAATAAAAATAATATTTTGCCTTCGCAGGAAGAATGGAGCTCCGCAGCCCGCGAAGGATTTAAACAAATTTTTAATTCGCTTGAAAAATCGGCTGATGAAAAGAAAATTAAACTTAATTCTTTGGCGTGTACGATAAATGTCATTATATATTCTCCTATCGGTTTACTTGTGTCGCATATTGGCGATGGAAGAGCGGGCTATTGCAACGAAAAAGGAGAATGGAAATCTTTAATCAAACCTCACAAAGGGGAGGAAGCGAATCAAACAATATTTATTACTTCAGATAGATGGATGAGTGACTTGAACTTTACAATGTCAGGTGTTTCTGTTCCCGAAAGCAATGTTGTTGCTGAAAAACCAACAGCTTTTACCATGATGACAGATGGTTGTGAATTTTATGCATTCGAATGCAGTAATATGGATGCGACAACAAATAAATGGAATGATCCCAATTTGCCCTATCCCAAATTTTTTAATCCGCTTGCGGCTCATTTAAAATCTATGGTGCAAAATAATATTGCTGTTAGAGATGCTAATTTAAAATGGGAAAAATTTATTGAGGAGGGAATTGAGGGATTAAAAAATGAACCAGATGATAAAACCATGATTCTCGGAATACTGATATAA
- a CDS encoding N-acetylmuramoyl-L-alanine amidase: protein MRNIKFIVVHCTATPPSATLEAIKKFWKEERGWGDTPGYHYIIKRSGEIVKLLAEAQKSYGAYGHNAECIHIAYIGGVDKDNNPIDNRTDAQKESMFQKLFQLSQKYPQAKILGHRDFPEVKKACPSFDVREWLKNYVPDVLTKQNDEGEEEQNLAA, encoded by the coding sequence ATGAGAAACATAAAATTTATCGTGGTGCATTGCACCGCCACACCGCCTTCGGCTACGCTGGAGGCAATCAAAAAATTCTGGAAAGAAGAGCGCGGATGGGGAGACACACCGGGCTACCATTACATCATCAAGCGAAGCGGAGAAATAGTGAAGCTGCTTGCTGAAGCCCAAAAAAGTTACGGTGCATACGGGCATAATGCAGAATGCATCCACATCGCTTACATCGGGGGAGTTGATAAAGACAATAACCCCATTGACAACCGCACGGATGCACAGAAGGAATCCATGTTCCAAAAACTTTTTCAGTTATCACAGAAATATCCGCAGGCAAAGATTCTCGGACACAGGGATTTTCCTGAAGTGAAAAAAGCATGTCCGAGTTTCGATGTTAGGGAATGGCTGAAGAATTATGTTCCCGATGTTCTGACCAAGCAGAATGATGAGGGCGAAGAAGAACAAAATCTCGCTGCCTGA
- a CDS encoding VWA domain-containing protein encodes MSLHDFTAESPDNYEQKCCCALVLDVSGSMEGAPIRELNEGLREFYKDIQTDSTTANRLEVAVIEFSDEVKTLIEPSLASKFRMPTLTTKGTTKLVDGVREGIKVVQSRKNWYKKTGQPYYRPWVILISDAAPDEGQDISGLTREIRTGMSNREFFFFALGVQGADMNMLKNISDPSMQAAKLQGLKFSEFFKWLSASMTTVTHSKDGDKVNLPNPAEWMIGFSI; translated from the coding sequence ATGTCACTTCACGATTTTACAGCCGAATCACCCGATAACTATGAACAAAAATGTTGCTGCGCTCTTGTTCTTGATGTTTCGGGTTCTATGGAAGGAGCACCTATCAGAGAATTAAATGAAGGGCTTCGGGAATTTTATAAGGATATTCAAACAGATTCAACTACTGCTAACCGCCTTGAGGTAGCGGTAATAGAATTTAGCGATGAAGTTAAAACCTTAATTGAACCAAGCTTGGCTTCAAAATTCAGAATGCCTACGCTTACCACAAAGGGAACAACAAAATTGGTTGATGGCGTAAGAGAAGGAATTAAAGTAGTTCAAAGTCGTAAAAACTGGTATAAGAAAACCGGACAACCTTATTATAGACCTTGGGTGATTTTGATTTCGGATGCTGCACCGGATGAGGGACAGGATATTTCTGGTTTAACGCGGGAAATTAGAACCGGCATGAGCAATCGTGAATTTTTCTTTTTTGCTCTTGGTGTTCAGGGCGCTGATATGAATATGTTGAAAAATATTTCGGATCCTTCAATGCAAGCCGCAAAACTTCAAGGATTAAAATTCTCAGAATTTTTTAAATGGTTGAGTGCGTCAATGACTACAGTAACTCATTCTAAAGATGGAGACAAAGTAAATCTTCCTAATCCTGCGGAATGGATGATTGGCTTCTCAATTTAA
- a CDS encoding XRE family transcriptional regulator — translation MPPEIQINPKMVVLARESRGISQKDIAEKLGTSPTFICKVETDSRTLSEETLGKMSKLLKYPADFFYQEGEAYIPMSLNYRKRDHVSAKVLVPLEAQINLYRLHIESISEKLKLKEVNVPVLDLKKHETTEQVAKQLRKFWKMPKGPVENLTELLEENGIIVISFDFGTERVDSRTIFTKDKLPVICVNKLHLADRQRFSLAYELGHLVMHTGTMPSFDRDISHEANMFAAGFLLPESEIKKDLSRQGRDPSSGGEKDITVPLLGELKRKWKVSMQSLLFRAADLGFLTDNQKRYLLQQFNQMQIRRREPPELDFPQEKPKLMRDLITKYKNAHKFSVKEMAASLHLGEEDFMSRYGE, via the coding sequence ATGCCGCCCGAAATACAAATCAACCCCAAGATGGTTGTCCTTGCAAGAGAATCAAGAGGTATCTCTCAAAAAGATATTGCCGAAAAACTCGGCACCTCTCCTACGTTCATCTGCAAAGTTGAAACAGACAGCAGAACCTTATCCGAAGAAACGTTGGGCAAAATGAGCAAACTCTTAAAATATCCTGCCGATTTCTTTTATCAGGAAGGCGAAGCATACATTCCTATGAGTTTGAACTACCGCAAGCGCGACCACGTATCAGCAAAAGTTCTTGTTCCGCTCGAAGCGCAGATCAATCTTTACCGTTTGCATATCGAAAGCATATCTGAAAAACTAAAACTCAAAGAAGTCAATGTGCCTGTTCTGGATTTAAAGAAGCACGAAACTACCGAGCAAGTCGCAAAACAACTCCGCAAGTTTTGGAAGATGCCCAAGGGTCCCGTGGAAAACCTGACCGAATTGCTTGAGGAGAACGGGATCATAGTCATTTCATTCGATTTTGGCACAGAACGTGTGGACAGCAGGACGATTTTCACAAAAGACAAACTTCCGGTAATCTGCGTGAACAAACTTCATCTTGCAGACAGGCAGCGGTTCAGTTTAGCATATGAACTTGGGCATTTGGTAATGCATACCGGCACAATGCCCTCGTTTGACAGGGATATATCACACGAAGCGAATATGTTCGCTGCCGGGTTCCTGCTTCCTGAAAGCGAGATTAAAAAAGACCTTTCCCGACAAGGTCGGGATCCGTCCTCTGGCGGAGAAAAAGATATAACTGTCCCTCTTCTCGGGGAACTAAAGCGCAAATGGAAAGTGTCCATGCAGTCGCTTTTATTCAGGGCTGCGGACTTGGGATTTCTTACGGATAACCAGAAACGATATTTGCTTCAGCAGTTCAATCAAATGCAGATTCGCAGGCGCGAACCTCCTGAACTGGATTTCCCGCAGGAGAAACCAAAACTTATGAGAGACTTAATCACAAAATATAAAAACGCTCATAAATTCTCCGTCAAGGAAATGGCAGCATCCCTGCACCTTGGAGAAGAAGATTTCATGAGTCGGTATGGAGAATGA
- a CDS encoding DNA adenine methylase produces the protein MKTPITYYGGKQTMVKILLSLIPPHTLYCEPFFGGGALFFAKPKSETEVINDKNGEVINFYKVVQTKFPALEKEIRSTLHSRELFKNARVVYEHPDMFSDVKRGWAFWTLTNQGFAGMVTSWGFGKDNSKEVSLARKRKNFSKEYAKRLQAGSRVQDAQNAVFSTNGGVFHIENSTLDRNYQHVVVQTSTSALTPATIQGSNFTCSGLLISPHSGIRTIRGFEITDVNAITIGITGASNKNLFDNMDIGIHSTNSNVNVINDLFNNIQQTSIVAIPICCALGTCSGSQCNPPPVGFAIHATGNPTGNPNRTLTVGGIVATQKCTIQVCSNAIFAQQNINVDVQNNILTNINSSSIIPSNSIRVTTTNGKTVLIKGNKLTNVRNGIFFSSSNNTTATISNNTITNFGASTFGGNAIQTLQTNNCTIDIGFNAINGGNANKQTGIRMQNAIISPGSTYVHNNNIKNIQNGIWGTNIPSANIGSLNKIYYLPSIPSFISYGIHLENTTGATINQNLVQRNGNNNPTPSYTTQLFGISADISPTSQITNNQIDRTGTGIRCFGNHLPSSTVQCNILNLNQRGVTLENTDIGNQGTTSSASDNQWNVFAGRDADVKGIFNTQRTWYVQSSSLPYKPQIISPFNTILIPPPVPSTNACSNPCFLPPQLCNYQLLGQIAKNTPPLNQASFEMQFMAKQTALSEIRKDTILLHLLGTPEDTVLQNFHDSMMNTNMGKIQKTREFISRNDFSNAAIVNNSISADNLIEQNHKTVHDVFLRSWANDIDAFSPADSAALQNIALQNPLSGGIGVYDARVMLGIDVNDFAPLSARFSEEVEMPVTIDNVGIMYPNPTSDGAVYETELEENETGALEIYDVIGNKISSYVLVPGENKVSVSTTDIYSGIYLYKIIINGQLEVTNKLAVTK, from the coding sequence ATGAAAACACCGATCACATACTACGGGGGAAAGCAGACAATGGTGAAAATTCTATTGTCGCTTATTCCTCCGCATACATTGTATTGTGAGCCATTCTTCGGAGGAGGAGCATTATTCTTTGCCAAACCGAAATCAGAAACGGAGGTGATTAATGACAAAAACGGAGAAGTGATAAATTTTTACAAAGTGGTGCAGACAAAATTCCCTGCATTGGAAAAAGAAATCCGGTCTACGCTTCACAGCCGTGAGTTATTTAAAAACGCGAGAGTGGTGTATGAGCATCCTGATATGTTCTCCGATGTGAAACGCGGATGGGCGTTTTGGACTTTAACGAATCAGGGATTTGCCGGGATGGTAACCTCATGGGGATTTGGTAAAGACAACTCTAAGGAAGTATCGCTCGCAAGAAAAAGAAAAAACTTTTCCAAAGAATATGCAAAGCGATTACAGGCTGGATCGCGTGTTCAAGATGCACAAAATGCTGTGTTCTCTACAAACGGAGGGGTTTTCCATATAGAAAATTCCACACTTGATAGAAATTATCAGCATGTAGTCGTTCAAACATCTACTTCTGCACTTACACCTGCCACTATTCAAGGTTCGAACTTTACTTGTAGCGGATTACTCATAAGTCCTCATAGTGGAATCAGAACTATTCGCGGATTTGAAATTACAGATGTAAATGCAATCACCATAGGAATAACAGGAGCTTCAAATAAAAATTTATTTGATAATATGGATATAGGCATTCATAGCACCAATAGTAATGTCAACGTCATTAATGACTTATTTAATAACATTCAACAAACTTCTATTGTCGCAATACCCATTTGCTGCGCTTTGGGAACTTGCTCTGGCAGTCAATGTAATCCACCTCCGGTGGGATTTGCCATTCATGCTACAGGAAATCCTACAGGAAATCCAAACCGCACACTGACTGTTGGCGGTATTGTTGCAACGCAAAAATGTACCATACAGGTTTGTTCGAATGCAATATTTGCCCAGCAGAATATTAATGTGGATGTGCAAAATAATATTTTAACTAATATTAATTCTTCCTCTATTATTCCTTCCAATTCTATCAGGGTTACAACTACTAATGGAAAAACTGTATTGATAAAGGGAAACAAACTGACCAATGTCAGAAATGGTATTTTCTTTTCATCCAGTAACAACACCACAGCAACAATTTCCAATAATACCATAACAAATTTTGGTGCATCAACTTTTGGTGGTAATGCAATTCAAACGTTACAAACAAACAACTGTACCATTGATATTGGATTTAATGCGATTAATGGAGGCAATGCAAACAAACAGACAGGAATAAGAATGCAAAATGCAATCATATCTCCTGGTTCCACCTATGTTCATAATAACAATATTAAGAACATTCAAAATGGAATCTGGGGCACCAATATTCCTTCTGCCAATATCGGCAGTTTGAACAAAATATATTATCTTCCTTCGATTCCTTCTTTCATTTCATACGGCATACATTTAGAAAACACCACAGGGGCTACAATCAACCAAAATCTTGTACAGCGCAACGGCAATAATAATCCTACACCTAGTTACACTACTCAACTTTTTGGAATATCTGCCGACATCAGTCCTACTTCACAGATAACCAATAATCAAATTGACAGAACAGGAACAGGCATTCGCTGCTTTGGCAATCATCTTCCTTCTAGTACTGTTCAATGCAATATTCTTAATTTAAACCAACGAGGAGTTACCCTTGAAAATACTGATATTGGAAACCAGGGAACTACATCCTCTGCGTCAGATAATCAATGGAATGTTTTCGCTGGAAGAGATGCAGATGTAAAGGGGATTTTTAACACACAAAGGACATGGTATGTTCAAAGTTCCAGTTTGCCTTATAAACCCCAAATCATTAGTCCATTCAATACAATTCTTATACCACCACCTGTACCTTCTACTAATGCTTGCAGTAATCCTTGTTTCCTCCCTCCACAATTATGTAACTATCAGCTTTTGGGGCAAATTGCAAAAAATACTCCCCCCTTAAATCAGGCATCTTTTGAGATGCAGTTTATGGCAAAGCAAACTGCGCTGTCAGAAATAAGAAAAGATACTATACTGCTGCATTTGCTTGGCACACCGGAGGATACGGTGCTTCAGAATTTTCATGACAGCATGATGAATACCAACATGGGCAAGATACAAAAAACCCGGGAGTTTATATCCAGGAATGATTTCTCCAATGCAGCGATTGTCAATAACAGCATATCTGCTGATAACCTGATAGAACAGAATCATAAAACAGTTCATGATGTATTTCTGCGCAGTTGGGCGAATGATATTGATGCGTTTAGCCCGGCTGATTCTGCGGCTTTGCAGAATATCGCGTTGCAAAATCCTTTGTCCGGTGGCATTGGGGTTTACGATGCGCGTGTAATGCTTGGAATTGATGTAAATGATTTCGCTCCTCTGAGTGCAAGATTTTCAGAAGAGGTGGAAATGCCTGTAACTATTGATAATGTGGGCATAATGTATCCTAATCCCACATCAGATGGCGCGGTATATGAAACAGAGCTTGAAGAAAATGAAACGGGCGCATTGGAAATTTACGATGTGATAGGAAATAAAATAAGCAGTTATGTGCTTGTGCCGGGAGAAAATAAAGTTTCTGTTTCAACAACCGACATATATTCGGGAATATATTTATATAAAATAATTATTAACGGGCAACTTGAAGTGACGAACAAACTCGCAGTAACGAAATAA